AACGCCGTGTGTTGAGGGGTAGGTCACCATAATCGCAGCGATGTTCTTACCGTGTACTCCTATTTTTTCGTCGAGATCATTGATATCAACGTTGCCTTGCGCATCACAGCTTACAACAATAACCTTGAGTGACGCCATTTGTGCGGACGCAGGATTGGTTCCATGAGCCGATTGAGGGATTAGGCAGATATTGCGGTTTTCGCCTCGGGACTCGAAATATTTTTTAATGGCTAGCAGCCCAGCATACTCGCCCTGGGAGCCTGCATTTGGTTGCAGGCTAATCGCGTCATAGCCAGTACACACTGCGAGCATGTGTTCCAGCTGGGCGAACATTTCACAATACCCTTCAGCCTGTTCGATGGGGGCAAATGGGTGCATGTTGGCGAACTCTGGCCAAGTGATTGGAATCATTTCCGCAGTGGCATTGAGTTTCATAGTGCAGGACCCTAGAGGAATCATGGCGTGGTTCAGGGCAATATCTTTGGATTCCAAGCGCTTCAGATAACGCAGCATTTCTGTTTCTGAGTGGTATTGACTGAATATTTCATGCTGCAGGCCATTGCCTGCGCGTTTGCTATTTTCTGGAATAGCGCTAACTTGTCGGGCTTTACTTTCGAGACTGCTTAAATCGAACGGTGTATCTCCGGCAGCAAAAATAGTGAGTAATTTGTCGATGTCGCTTAAGGAGCTGCATTCGTTAATACTGATACAAAGCGCGCTGCTACCGTGTTTGTATAAGTTAATTTGCTGTTGCTGTGCACGCTCATATAGCGCTTTTTGTTGATCGCCCACTGTAATACAAAGTGTGTCGAAAAAGTGTCGGTGCCTTAGTTTGTAACCCAAAGCAATTAAACCTTCACTCAGTATCTTAGTCAGTAGATGTATGCGTTGAGCAATTCGGTTAACGCCCTCAGCGCCGTGGTACATGGCGTAGAAGGCACTCATCACTGCCAGTAACACCTGGGAGGTGCATATATTGGAGTTGGCTTTCTCACGACGAATATGTTGTTCGCGTGTTTGCATCGCCATGCGCAATGCCGACTTTCCTCGACTGTCAACGGAAACTCCAATAATACGACCGGGTGTTGAGCGTTTATATTTTTCTTTGAATGCGAAAAAAGCCGCGTGCGGACCACCGAACCCCATAGGTACGCCAAAGCGCTGATTATTGCCAACTACAATATCAGCACCGGCTTCCCCGGGAGCTTGCAGCAACATCAAGCTCATAATATCGGCAGCGACTATCGCGAGCGCGTTTTTCGCGTGAATTTCTGCAATCAGAGGTGCGAGCTCGAAAACTTCGCCGTCGCTGCCGGGGTATTGCAGAAGCGCCCCAAAAAATTCGCTTTGCTCACTTATTTTGTTTGCATCACCAACAATTACATCAAACCCAAAATGCTCTGCGCGTGTTCGTAAAACAGCAAGAGTTTGCGGGTGGCAGTTTTGGTCGACAAAAAAACTATTGCTGGTATTTTTACGCGCAACTCGTTTTGCCATGGCCATGGCTTCTGCAGCGGCAGTGGCTTCATCAAGCATGGATGCATTAGCCATTTCCATAGCTGTGAGATCGGTAATCATTTGTTGAAAATTCAGCAAGCCTTCCAAACGACCTTGCGCAATTTCTGGTTGGTAGGGCGTGTAAGCTGTGTACCAGCCTGGGTTTTCGAGCACATTCCGTAAAATAACGTTGGGTACGCGCGTAGGGTGATAACCGAGGCCGATATAAGAAGTAAATAACTGGTTCTTGCTGGCAATATTTTTTAATTCCTGCAATGCTTGATGCTCCGGAACCGGTTCCTGCAATGCCAGAGCTTCGGTCTCGCGAATGGCTTGCGGTACAGTTTTGGCTATGAGATCCGCTAAAGATTCAATCCCCAACGACGTCAGCATGTCTTGGGCCTGTGTAGCATTAGGCCCTAGGTGACGCGCAATGAATTCGTTGTTGGCAAAGAGTGAATCTAATGAGCTGGTATTCGGCATACAGTTATTTCCGTAAAATAAATTGCATCACGATGATCTAAATAGGTCGCGATTGAATGCTGCAATAATAGGCGGGATGAAGGTTATCCGTACTCGAAAGTCGTGATTGGAATGAATTCTGGTATTAAAGCGCGATTATAGGCCAAACCGCACTTATTTTGAGCTCAATATGTCTCTAATTACTGTAATTTTTCTCGCCTGGGTTGGCTACAGCCTGGTGCGGGGTTACCAGAAAGGCCTGTGGCTTGGGCTCTTGGATATTCTGGCATTTTTGTGTGCCTACGTCGGCAGTTATATTTGGGGACCAATGGTTAACGCCAGTTTGAACTGGGCTGGCTTAACTGCGCTTGGTGGTTATCTACTGGTGTACGTTTTAATCTACGTGTGCGTGGGGATGATCCCTAAATTGTTTGTTGGGCGCGTATTGCAATCGCTTGGCCGGCAGGCGTTTGCCGGTGCGGGCTTGGGCCTGGTTACAGGAGTTGTCAGTGGGCTGGTGGG
The DNA window shown above is from Alteromonadaceae bacterium 2753L.S.0a.02 and carries:
- a CDS encoding glycine dehydrogenase produces the protein MPNTSSLDSLFANNEFIARHLGPNATQAQDMLTSLGIESLADLIAKTVPQAIRETEALALQEPVPEHQALQELKNIASKNQLFTSYIGLGYHPTRVPNVILRNVLENPGWYTAYTPYQPEIAQGRLEGLLNFQQMITDLTAMEMANASMLDEATAAAEAMAMAKRVARKNTSNSFFVDQNCHPQTLAVLRTRAEHFGFDVIVGDANKISEQSEFFGALLQYPGSDGEVFELAPLIAEIHAKNALAIVAADIMSLMLLQAPGEAGADIVVGNNQRFGVPMGFGGPHAAFFAFKEKYKRSTPGRIIGVSVDSRGKSALRMAMQTREQHIRREKANSNICTSQVLLAVMSAFYAMYHGAEGVNRIAQRIHLLTKILSEGLIALGYKLRHRHFFDTLCITVGDQQKALYERAQQQQINLYKHGSSALCISINECSSLSDIDKLLTIFAAGDTPFDLSSLESKARQVSAIPENSKRAGNGLQHEIFSQYHSETEMLRYLKRLESKDIALNHAMIPLGSCTMKLNATAEMIPITWPEFANMHPFAPIEQAEGYCEMFAQLEHMLAVCTGYDAISLQPNAGSQGEYAGLLAIKKYFESRGENRNICLIPQSAHGTNPASAQMASLKVIVVSCDAQGNVDINDLDEKIGVHGKNIAAIMVTYPSTHGVFEENITAICEKIHAVGAQVYIDGANMNALVGLAAPGHFGGDVSHLNLHKTFCIPHGGGGPGMGPIGVKQHLAPFLASHPLQQIANTELQNGTVSAAPWGSASILPISWMYVRMMGAVGMKQASEYAILNANYVANRLKNHFPILYSGKNGFVAHECLLDLRPIKENSGVTEEDIAKRLMDFGFHAPTMSFPVAGTLMIEPTESENQTELDRFCDAMIQIREEIRKIEQGEFPPNDNPLVNAPHTLDDVCDAQWNRSYTRDQAARPLDYLRAHKVWPSVNRIDNVYGDRNLICSCPSVDAYQ